Proteins found in one Takifugu rubripes chromosome 17, fTakRub1.2, whole genome shotgun sequence genomic segment:
- the pcm1 gene encoding pericentriolar material 1 protein isoform X6, with protein sequence MASGGAPFDDGAEELHNWTAPNCSLEDRLNNMQDWGVQQKKANRSSEKNRKKLSAPMVESRLTNDISPESTPGAGRRRARTPHSFPHVKYTTQMSVPDQAELDKLRQRINFTDMDERSIGSDSQGRVTAANNQRQIAAENKKTHNFLPLHVNTNKSRDLLGPSSSAPATPAISQEMKKQGPGLRDALTPLVPMKDTPRPSRGGNGRGAGLKGELGRDQIDSSQVVSKLVQIREYISKASSMRDDLVEKNDVPANVERLSHLINHLKQQEKSYLRFLQKMLTRENEDDDVGTLDSAVGSGSLADSTSLNTEVRSSDASNAVGSWPEMVQAEQMEELENLRKQHELLKKMLEQQHQLRALQGRQEALMAMQESAEQAIAAIEDTVVTETTGSVSGLSITSELNEELNDLIQRFHNQLHDSRTQAVPDNRRQAESLSLSREVCWSRAPQAIGPPQHRPLLHSASGPHTDLDPEATAASAKLTKLQELQDKKQTMDKILQELHSLRDQTLNNSSCRGFSTQCSLNMGESSDCPALCSNEASSSTSFHPAPTQHQDGSSSTDKLRKLKEVHKRLNELRELVQYYEQTSDMMVDAVNENVKDDDDEEEEEEDETDDGSMFETMFESEQDNRHSVTNIRNPQRGGNWVDLNSLTNSHTVRGGNSNNQDGRLNTECEINNRSAANLRSLNIPSTIECQYNRDTRYNEVKDEDEDVLDNEEGARAAAAPDSEGSSRRSSLGNAGEFVHKVHQQKVKQKLRQLQELMAMVQSDDTDGTTANEDDILHQQPNNTRAGPKPSPREPGLSSKAREKLYEEKIRQQKQELKQLHDEHKRLTEIQGKIRDLQWACPDLQSSVCSTGSQQGLLRKVPVTPVSIPGPVQTAVSSGPKPNVSLLKKAAPEPAVAPVADNELWSEMRRHQILREELRHRRKHLEYLIAEHQRRSGPTDSPRHNRGSLASPSHTVSRDERTMATWGSSPCQLEDDEDEEYNTEMGADEEEEQDECTEGSSDDDIQICSRNQSSYSNRKNQGSNRNPPILISGDGGGNTPLHNKTKAQEPQRSENRHGSARRQENVRWASELSFAEGSRHWQEQVSQLQRQMDFSTSMCQTLLQDQQTLSYMLQTLLTGQYSILPNNLSSPQVHLIMHQLNQCYTQLAWQQNNIQRLKQVMNELLCQQQQSSSAPSGWQTQKQSSFQESNCGPSAPPGVVPIFSVPNPSANNMAASPMPSFSHSLNAFSLFPAPMGDFAQSAACQASPDQQKQSDPNASMKTEYMSFPPPLQRSPLNTTAERGSTGWQKTSNENNIVHCYQSKSERRDSRSTSPAFSPDRSQLQRFDRGSQESYSSLADPADPTTITKTYKAGRKASAQANLASRSKTPNKARRRLNKGRNKNNEGLSDSVGSTVDFGHKRAPLLRLKDQNKSLLDKLTQEKLDSKSKFGKKRNDLSSDASSDFSLFEALRETIYSEVATLISQNEARPHFLIELFHELQLLNTDYLRQRALFSLQDIVTRHLTEKNAAEDHLPSLSPVAWAADSQSELTPSESLASSDAEVVEKNLKKKRGGAESVDSSASASSHLEPFADELGNTVLHLDKALARIGQCEHTKLKAEFYPRSASAAGAGDVSNAAHPSADCADRTEEGASADVRCPQVDTQQLDRQIKAIIAEVIPFFKENMDKVCSLQLLTSVRRLVLNLTQQHDESREFVQFFHKQLGGILQDTLTKFEGQTLKDCGEDLLVEISEILFNELAFFRLMQDLDNSSHGAKHKGKKPEERPSKTRQAGKPNAAAAAGGRSVSPACADEDDSFIQDQDEATRGANATLQEFYYQSEKKSSRSEGSEEEAEGQGERLPLSIDLSKAETQALTNYGSGEDENEEEEMEEFEAGPVDVQTSLQASADGQPEPEPEQERFLFQGPTGDETGEVTTEQRSSDNDETNESVEMMDSTVVECNVARSPSPQAEAEAAAPSDGASAGCEGQQVTPTSSPNTNSPVMISVEEIGSGSTSQKSDEEDFVKVEDLPLQLTVMCEEELQKRIVEEQQNNNLSMEILNGNAESVTGLVGNAQALKEPDTVGAQSA encoded by the exons ATGGCCTCCGGAGGTGCTCCTTTTGATGACGGCGCAGAAGAGCTTCATAACTGGACTGCACCCAACTGCAGTCTGGAAGATCGGCTCAACAACATG CAGGACTGGGGGGTGCAGCAGAAGAAGGCAAATCGATCTTCGgagaagaacaggaaaaaaCTGTCTGCTCCCATGGTGGAGAGCCGCCTTACGAACGACATTTCACCCGAgtccacccctggagctggCCGCAGGAGAGCACGCACTCCTCACTCCTTCCCTCATGTCAAATACACTACCCAGATGTCTGTCCCAGACCAGGCGGAGCTGGACAAGCTGCGCCAGAGAATAAATTTCACAGATATGGACGAG CGGAGCATCGGCAGTGACTCCCAGGGGCGCGTCACAGCCGCCAACAACCAACGGCAGATAGccgcagaaaacaaaaaaacccacaactttCTACCTCTACACGTGAACACTAACAAGAGCAGAGACCTGCTgggcccctcctcctctgccccagCCACACCAGCCATCAGCCAGGAAATGAAGAAGCAGGGCCCAGGACTCAGAGACGCATTGACCCCCTTGGTTCCAATGAAGGACACTCCGAGACCCAGCCGTGGAGGCAATGGTAGAGGAGCAGGACTGAAGGGAGAATTAGGCAGAGATCAAATAGACAGTAGTCAG GTGGTGAGCAAACTGGTGCAGATCCGCGAGTACATCAGCAAGGCCAGCTCCATGCGGGACGACCTGGTGGAGAAGAACGATGTTCCGGCCAACGTGGAGCGCCTCTCCCACCTCATCAACCACCTCAAGCAGCAGGAGAAGTCCTACTTGCGGTTCTTACAGAAAATGCTG ACACGGgagaatgaagatgatgatgtgggGACCCTGGACTCTGCCGTCGGCTCGGGCTCCCTGGCAGACAGCACCTCACTCAATACTGAGGTGCGCTCCTCAGATGCTTCAAATGCAGTG GGGAGTTGGCCAGAAATGGTGCAGGCTGAACAGATGGAAGAGTTGGAGAACCTCAGAAAACAACACGAGCTGTTAAAGAAGATGCTggaacagcagcatcagctcaGAGCCCTGCAGGGTCGACAGGAAGCGCTAATGGCCATGCAGGAGAGCGCCGAACAGGCCATCGCTGCCATTGAAGACACGG TCGTCACAGAAACCACAGGCAGCGTTTCAGGCCTGAGCATCACGTCAGAGTTGAATGAAGAGCTGAATGATTTGATCCAGAGGTTCCACAACCAGCTGCACGACTCCCGG ACTCAAGCAGTGCCAGACAACCGTCGTCAGGCAGAGAGCCTTTCTCTGTCTCGAGAGGTGTGTTGGTCCCGCGCTCCCCAGGCCATTGGACCTCCTCagcacagacctctgctccATTCTGCCTCCGGTCCCCACACCGATCTCGATCCAGAGGCGACAGCCGCCAGTGCCAAGCTCACCAAGCTCCAAGAGCTTCAAGACAAGAAACAAACCATGGACAagatcctgcaggagctgcattCACTCCGAGACCAAACACTCAATAACAGCTCGT GCCGTGGTTTCTCAACACAGTGCAGTCTGAACATGGGAGAGTCCTCGGATtgtcctgctctctgctcaAACGAGGCTTCATCGTCCACTTCGTTCCACCCTGCGCCCACGCAGCACCAGGACGGCTCCAGTTCCACCGATAAGCTCCG AAAGCTGAAGGAGGTCCACAAACGGTTGAACGAGCTGCGGGAGCTGGTCCAGTACTACGAACAAACGTCCGATATGATGGTGGACGCTGTCAATGAGAACGTGAAAGATgacgacgacgaagaggaggaggaggaagatgagaccGACGACGGCTCCATGTTTGAGACCATGTTCGAGTCTGAACAGGACAACAGGCACTCTGTCACAAACATCAG AAACCCTCAGCGTGGTGGTAACTGGGTCGACCTAAACAGCCTGACCAACAGTCACACGGTGAGAGGCGGTAATTCAAACAACCAGGACGGCAGACTCAACACGGAGTGTGAGATCAACAACCGGTCAGCAGCCAACCTGCGCAGCCTAAACATCCCATCAACCATAG AGTGCCAGTACAACAGGGATACCCGTTATAACGAGGTGAAAGATGAAGACGAAGACGTCCTGGATAACGAGGAAGGGGCGCGCGCGGCCGCCGCCCCGGACAGCGAGGGGTCCAGTCGGAGAAGTAGCCTGGGCAACGCTGGAGAGTTTGTCCATAAGGTTCACCAGCAAAAAGTGAAGCAGAAACTTAGACAGCTTCAAGAGCTCATGGCGATGGTTCAG AGTGATGACACTGATGGCACAACCGCTAACGAGGACGACATTTTACACCAACAGCCGAACAACACCAGAGCTGGACCCAAACCAAGTCCAAGAGAACCCGGTCTGTCCAGCAAAGCCAG GGAGAAGCTGTATGAGGAGAAAATCCGTCAGCAGAagcaggagctgaaacagctgCACGACGAGCACAAGAGGCTCACTGAAATTCAAGGCAAGATCAGGGACCTGCAGTGGGCCTGTCCCGACCTTCag TCCTCTGTGTGCAGCACTGGAAGCCAGCAGGGCCTGTTGAGGAAGGTTCCCGTCACGCCAGTTTCCATTCCGGGCCCTGTTCAGACGGCCGTGTCCTCGGGGCCCAAACCGAATGTTAGCCTGCTGAAAAAAGCTGCTCCAGAACCGGCCGTGGCTCCGGTCGCTGACAATGAG CTTTGGTCGGAGATGCGTCGCCACCAGATTCTGCGGGAGGAGCTGCGCCATCGCAGAAAACACCTGGAGTATTTGATCGCTGAGCACCAGAGGCGTAGCGGCCCGACCGACTCCCCACGGCACAACCGAGGAAGCCTTGCTTCCCCCTCACACACTGTCAGCAGGGATGAGAG GACGATGGCCACATGGGGTTCTAGTCCATGCCAactggaggatgatgaggatgaggagtaTAACACTGAAATGGgtgcagatgaggaagaagagcaggatGAGTGTACAGAGGGCAGCTCTGATGATGACATCCAgatctgcagcaggaaccaGAGCTCATATAGTAACAGAAAGAATCAAGGAAG CAACCGGAACCCTCCGATACTCATCTCGGGTGACGGCGGTGGAAATACACCGCTTCATAACAAAACTAAGGCCCAGGAACCGCAGCGGTCGGAGAATCGGCACGGAAGCGCACGCCGACAAGAGAACGTGCGCTGGGCCTCTGAGCTGTCCTTCGCCGAGGGTTCGCGTCACTGGCAGGAGCAGGTCAGCCAGCTGCAGAGGCAAATGGACTTCAGCACCAGCATGTGTCAGACGCTCCTGCAGGATCAGCAG ACCCTCTCTTACATGTTACAAACCCTGCTGACGGGTCAGTACAGCATCTTACCCAATAACCTGTCATCACCTCAAGTGCACCTGATCATGCACCAACTCAACCAGTGTTACACCCAGCTGGCCtggcagcagaacaacatccaAAG ACTAAAACAGGTCATGAACGAGctcctctgtcagcagcagcagtcttcttctgctccatcaGGCTGGCAGACCCAGAAGCAGAGCTCATTCCAGGAGTCCAACTGTGGCCCGTCAGCGCCTCCCGGTGTTGTCCCCATCTTCTCTGTCCCAAACCCTTCAGCCAACAACATGGCAGCCTCTCCCATGCCTTCATTCTCTCACA gcctAAACGCCTTTTCCTTGTTTCCTGCTCCCATGGGAGACTTTGCTCAGAGTGCAGCCTGTCAGGCAAGTCCTGACCAGCAGAAGCAGTCGGATCCAAATGCTTCCATGAAAACTGAGTATATGAGTTTCCCTCCTCCGCTGCAGCGCTCCCCCCTCAACACCACTGCAGAGAGAGG ATCAACTGGATGGCAGAAAACCTCCAATGAGAACAACATTGTCCACTGTTACCAGTCTAAAAGCGAGCGCCGGGACTCTCGCTCCACCTCCCCGGCCTTCAGCCCCGACCGGTCGCAGTTGCAGCGGTTTGACAGGGGGTCGCAGGAAAGTTACAGCAGCCTggccgaccccgctgaccctaCAACCATCACAAAGACCTACAAGGCCGGGCGCAAGGCGTCGGCACAAGCCAACCTGGCCTCCCGAAGCAAGACGCCCAACAAGGCCCGCCGTAGGTTGAATAAAGGGCGTAACAAGAACAATGAAG GACTGAGCGACAGCGTTGGCAGCACTGTCGACTttggccacaagagggcgcctTTGCTTCGTCTGAAAGACCAGAACAAGAGTTTGCTGGACAAGTTGACCCAAGAGAAACTTGACAGCAAATCTAAGTTtggcaaaaaaagaaatgaccTCTCCTCTG ATGCCAGCAGCGACTTCTCACTGTTTGAGGCTCTGAGGGAGACCATTTACTCTGAAGTGGCTACACTGATATCCCAGAACGAGGCTCGTCCCCACTTTCTCATCGAGCTCTTccatgagctgcagctgctaaaCACCGACTACTTGCGCCAGAGGGCGCTGTTTTCgttgcag GACATCGTGACCAGACACCTGACGGAGAAGAATGCAGCCGAGGACCATTTGCCTTCCCTCAGCCCTGTGGCCTGGGCTGCTGACTCCCAGTCTGAGCTCACGCCCAGTGAGAGTTTGGCCAGCAGCGATGCA gaggtggtggagaaaaacctgaagaagaagagaggcggTGCAGAGTCTGTGGACAGCAGCGCGTCGGCATCCTCCCATCTTGAGCCTTTTGCTGATGAActtg gcAACACGGTGCTTCATTTAGACAAAGCCCTGGCCAGAATTGGACAGTGTGAACACACGAAGCTTAAAGCTGAGTTTTACCCTCGCAGCGCCAGCGCCGCAGGTGCAGGTGACGTTTCGAACGCCGCGCATCCTTCTGCTGACTGTGCTGACAGAACAGAAG AAGGCGCGTCCGCTGATGTGCGCTGCCCTCAGGTTGATACCCAGCAGTTGGACCGTCAGATCAAAGCCATCATAGCGGAGGTCATTCCCTTCTTTAAG gagaacatggataAGGTTTGTTCCCTCCAGCTGTTGACTTCGGTGCGCCGTCTGGTCCTGAATCTCACCCAGCAGCACGATGAAAGCAGAgaatttgtccagtttttccaCAAGCAGCTTGGAGGTATACTTCAG GACACTCTCACAAAGTTTGAGGGCCAAACTCTGAAGGACTGTGGAGAAGACCTCCTGGTGGAGATCTCAGAGATCCTCTTCAACGAACTGGCCTTCTTCAGGCTCATGCAGGATTTGGACAACAGCAGCCATGGTGCTAAACACAAGGGTAAGAAGCCAGAAGAGCGTCCCAGTAAGACCAGGCAGGCTGGAAAG CCGAATGCAGCTGCCGCCGCGGGTGGGAGGTCCGTTTCTCCCGCGTGCGCAGATGAAGACGATTCATTCATCCAGGATCAGGACGAGGCCACACGGGGAGCCAATGCGACTCTGCAGGAGTTTTACTACCAGTcggagaagaagagcagcaggagcgagggctcagaggaggaggctgaaggacAGGGCGAGAGGTTACCGTTGTCCATCG ATCTTTCCAAAGCTGAGACTCAGGCTCTGACCAACTACGGCAGCGGAGAGGATgaaaacgaggaggaggagatggaggagttcGAGGCCGGACCGGTCGACGTCCAAACGTCTTTGCAAGCTTCTGCTGACGGccagccggagccggagccggagcagGAG CGTTTCCTGTTTCAGGGGCCGACGGGTGATGAAACCGGCGAGGTGACGACAGAACAAAGGAGTTCAGACAATGACG AAACTAACGAGTCAGTGGAGATGATGGACTCCACCGTGGTGGAGTGTAACGTGGCGAGGAGCCCAAGTCCCCAGGCTGAAGCGGAGGCAGCGGCCCCCTCGGATGGAGCGTCCGCAGGCTGCGAGGGTCAGCAGGTCACCCCCACCAGCAGCCCTAACACGAACTCGCCCGTCATGATCAGCGTGGAG GAGATCGGATCCGGCAGCACCAGTCAGAAGTCTGACGAAGAAGACTTTGTGAAGGTGGAGGACCTGCCGCTGCAGCTCACCGTCATGTGCGAG gaggagcttcagaagagaatagtggaggagcagcagaacaacaacCTGTCCATGGAGATCCTCAACGGGAACGCCGAGTCGGTGACCGGACTGG